One window of the Salvia miltiorrhiza cultivar Shanhuang (shh) chromosome 6, IMPLAD_Smil_shh, whole genome shotgun sequence genome contains the following:
- the LOC130990511 gene encoding uncharacterized protein LOC130990511, whose protein sequence is MIFGENGMPTSNRAKKQVVRALKAGYYPNQVMGITSAAKEPTISFGAEDLRTLMYPHDDALVFTTNIAMCRVHRVFVDSGSAVNILYLECLQKMGIEANIEPTNSPLFGFGGEIVMPLGFVELPVTLGRADACKNMMTRFLVVDMPSPSYNVILGRPALTAFRAVISMFHLKMKFPLGDGRVGEVWGDQRVSKECHVKMLSHSSGQKRERVTEGPDTRKKGKVGEVHAPAEERQELAGLLKDRDSIENIALVSTSDVCNMIELFPGKEGFQTKIGSSMSDQVREELISCLRRNADVFAFRTADLKGIDRGLREHCLNVDPRVKPVKQRMRNFGAEKDAAIREQVQGLLEAGHIEEVQYPEWISNVVMVPKKTNTWRMCVDFRDLNAACPKDHYPLPRIDQLVDSTSGCALLSMMDAYQRYHQVKMNRGDIAKTAFAVCCGVYGWRSMPFGLKNAGATYQRMMEKIFKEQLSKNISVYVDDMLVRNVRVEDHVSDLEEIFTVIRKHRLMFISRSAERSMPFFKILRKGTKFLWTAECRAAFEDLKVYLAKLPTLTKPVPGETLYLYIAVGEDAISSVLIREEGSHQKPIYFVSRIIQGPELNYTEIEKAALAVMVTGRKLRPYFLSHRVVVRFALPFRQGLGRPDLSGRMVKWAVELGEYDVEYEPRTAIKAQALADFIQETTRRPMPEFWVAFVDGSVTNEGCGIGVYIVSPGYGIYQFAIKFTCRMSNNEAKYEAVVRGAHILSELKADCVIIKTNSQLVAQQLSGAYNVKDQRMKAYHCKISEMRDKFMEFKIEQISRDENTKADLLARMASAVEQTWNDEIILLCDTREMGTSQVFSVEIGDDWWAPIMHFLKTGERLNRESNQRARYENYCLINDQLYKRSFTQPLLKCLSPEEANFALKEIHAGCCGGHTGFRDLVRKIIRAGFYWPNINKEAREFVRKCEACQRHAGRINIPGETMGVMYAACPFDKWGIDIVGKLPTAPGGKCFLLVAVDYFSKWVEAEAMGKIDEVTVERFIWRNICCRFGVPRIIIVSDNGTQFIGQRIADFCDRMDITQRFVSVAHPQANGQVELANRTICDGIKKRLNQSRGKWVEELDTVLWAYRTSPKTTTGEAPFTLVYGSNAVIPAEARLESYRITTYNTEHNAELRRAELDLVEAQRDEARVRAAKYKSIIKAGYDKRVRARKLSKGVLVLKRADALKAVGMMKL, encoded by the exons ATGATCTTCGGGGAGAATGGGATGCCAACATCCAATAGAGCCAAAAAGCAAGTTGTGCGCGCTTTGAAAGCAGGGTACTACCCTAACCAAGTAATGGGAATTACAAGTGCGGCGAAGGAGCCAACAATCAGTTTCGGGGCCGAGGATCTTAGAACCCTCATGTATCCGCATGACGACGCACTGGTCTTTACGACGAATATAGCGATGTGCAGGGTCCATCGCGTGTTCGTGGATTCGGGAAGTGCAGTGAACATCTTGTATCTCGAATGCCTCCAGAAAATGGGAATCGAAGCTAATATCGAGCCAACGAATTCTCCTCTGTTTGGATTTGGTGGGGAGATTGTCATGCCTTTGGGCTTTGTGGAGTTGCCAGTCACACTGGGCAGAGCGGACGCTTGCAAGAACATGATGACACGATTCCTGGTAGTGGATATGCCCAGCCCTTCCTACAATGTAATACTGGGACGTCCTGCTCTGACGGCCTTCAGAGCGGTTATATCCATGTTTCACCTCAAAATGAAATTCCCCCTCGGGGACGGGAGAGTGGGAGAAGTATGGGGAGATCAGAGGGTGTCAAAGGAATGCCATGTCAAAATGTTATCGCACTCGTCTGGGCAGAAGAGAGAAAGAGTAACAGAGGGACCGGATACGCGGAAGAAGGGGAAAGTGGGCGAAGTACATGCCCCAGCAGAGGAACGACAGGAGTTGGCGGGCCTATTGAAAGACAGGGATAGCATAGAGAATATCGCTCTGGTTTCCACCAGCGATGTTTGCAACATGATtgagttatttccagggaagGAGGGCTTCCAGACCAAAATTGGGTCTTCTATGAGCGATcaggtcagagaagagctcattaGCTGCCTGCGGAGAAACGCGGATGTGTTTGCATTTAGAACCGCTGATTTAAAGGGAATAGACAGAGGGCTGAGAGAGCATTGCCTTAACGTGGATCCTAGAGTTAAGCCAGTGAAACAACGAATGAGGAATTTTGGGGCCGAGAAGGACGCTgcaatcagagagcaggtcCAAGGGCTGTTGGAAGCAGGGCACATTGAGGAGGTGCAATATCCAGAATGGATTTCGAATGTTGTGATGGtaccaaagaaaacaaatacttggaggatgtgtgtggacttcAGAGACTTGAACGCTGCTTGCccaaaggaccactatcctctgccgaggattgaccagctGGTGGATTCCACTTCGGGATGCGCCTTACTATCTATGATGGATGCGTATCAGAGATACCATCAAGTTAAAATGAACAGAGGGGATATTGCCAAAACGGCCTTCGCCGTCTGCTGTGGGGTTTATGGCTGGAGGAGTATGCCATTTGGCTTGAAGAATGCGGGGGCCACATATCAgcgaatgatggaaaaaatctTCAAGGAACAGCTCTCTAAGAATATCTCGGtttatgtggatgacatgctcGTGCGGAATGTCAGGGTGGAGGACCATGTCTCCGATCTGGAGGAGATCTTCACAGTGATCAGAAAACACCGGCTCAT GTTTATCTCACGGTCGGCAGAGCGCAGCATGCCGTTCTTCAAAATCTTGAGGAAGGGAACTAAATTCTTGTGGACAGCGGAATGTcgagcggcatttgaggatctcaaAGTGTATCTAGCAAAgctcccgactctgaccaagccggtcccgggagaaacaTTGTATCTGTACATAGCAGTGGGGGAGGAcgcaatcagctctgtgcttatcagagaggagggaagtcaCCAGAAACCCATCTACTTCGTCAGCCGAATCATCCAGGGTCCTGAGTTGAATTACACAGAAatcgagaaggctgctctggcggtcatggtcacGGGAAGAAAATTGAGACCCTATTTTTTatcacatcgggtagtggtgcgcTTTGCTCTACCTTTTAGACAAGGGTTGGGGCgaccggatttgtcgggaagaatggtcaagTGGGCCGTGGAGTTGGGGGAGTATGACGTGGAGTATGAGCCGAGAACGGCAATCAAAGCACAAGCTTTAGCGgatttcatacaagaaacaactcgtcgtcctaTGCCAGAGTTTTGGGTTGCTTTCGTGGATGGGTCAGTAACAAATGAGGGATGTGGAATCGGGGTGTACATCGTCTCACCAGGTTATGGGATATATCAattcgctattaaattcacCTGCCGAATGTCGAACAATGAGGCTAAGTATGAGGCTGTGGTCAGAGGGGCGCATATCCTGTCGGAACTCAAGGCTGACTGTGTTATCATCAAGACAAACTCCCAGTTAGTAGCTCAACAATTGTCAGGGGCTTATAATGTCAAGGATCAGcggatgaaggcgtaccattGCAAAATCAGCGAGATGAGAGACAAGTTCATGGAGTTTAAAATCGAACAGATTTCTCGAGACGAGAACACAAAAGCGGATTTATTGGCGCGCATGGCCAGCGCGGTGGAACAAACGTGGAATGATGAGAtcattttactctgtgataccagagaaatggggACTTCACAGGTTTTCTCAGTGGAAATCGGGGACGACTGGTGGGCTCCAATTATGCACTTTCttaagacaggggagcggctgaacagagaatccaatcagagggctcgctacGAGAATTACTGtttaatcaacgatcaactctacAAACGATCTTTCACCCAACCTTTgttaaaatgcttatctccagAGGAGGCTAACTTTGCtttgaaagaaattcatgcaggttgctgtggtggtcaCACGGGATTCCGAGATCTCGTACGcaaaatcattcgggcagggtttTATTGGCCTAACATCAACAAAGAGGCCAGGGAATTCGTCCGCAAGTGTGaggcttgccagagacatgccGGGAGAATCAACATTCCAGGGGAAACTATGGGCGTTATGTACGCTGCATGCCCATTCGACAAGTGGGGCATCGACATAGTCGGGAAACTGCCCACAGCACCAGGGGGCAAATGTTTTCTCCTTGTAGCGGTGGACTACTTCTCTAAGTGGGTCGAGGCTGAGGCCATGGGGAAAATCGATGAGGTGACTGTGGAGCGCTTCATTTGGCGGAATATATGTTGCAGATTTGGAGTCCCAAGGATCATCATTGTGTCGGACAATGGAACCCAGTTTATAGGGCAGCGAATTGCGGATTTCTGTGACCGGATGGACATCACCCAACGATTCGTctcggtggctcatccacaagcGAACGGTCAAGTGGAGCTGGCTAACAGGACAATATGCGATGGGATTAAGAAGAGGCTGAATCAAAGCAGAGGTAAGTGGGTCGAGGAGTTGGACACTGTACTTTGGGCTTACCGCACTAGCCCAAAGACAACCACTGGCGAAGCACCATTCACTCTGGTGTATGGATCtaatgcggtgataccagcgGAGGCAAGGTTGGAGTCATATCGGATTACAACCTACAACACTGAGCACAATGCTGAactccgccgagcagagctggatttggtggaagcacagagggatgaGGCCCGGGTCAGAGCAGCAAAATACAAGAGCATCATCAAGGCAGGATATGACAAGAGGGTCAGAGCGAGGAAATTATCCAAAGGCGTCCTGGTCCTTAAACGAGCTGATGcattaaaggcagtgg GAATGATGaaattgtag